The Clupea harengus unplaced genomic scaffold, Ch_v2.0.2, whole genome shotgun sequence genome contains a region encoding:
- the LOC122130349 gene encoding apoptosis-stimulating of p53 protein 2-like, whose translation MEEGYAQCSQFLYGVQEKMGIMNRGVVYGLWDYEVEAEDELSFREGDCMTILRREDQEETQWWWARCGDKEGYIPRNLLGLYLRIKPRQQTEKPSLRILCGLSN comes from the exons atggaggagggatacGCCCAGTGCTCACAGTTCCTctacg gtgttcaggagaagatgggcatcatgaacagAGGGGTGGTGTATGGCCTGTGGGACTATGAGGTGGAGGCTGAGGACGAGCTGTCCTTCAGGGAGGGGGACTGCATGACCATCCTGCGCAGGGAGGACCAGGAGGAGACGCAGTGGTGGTGGGCCCGCTGTGGGGACAAGGAGGGCTACATCCCCCGAAACCTGCTGggg ctgtACCTGAGGATCAAACccagacagcagacagagaaGCCTAGCTTAAGAATATTATGTGGCCTATCAAACTga